The Deltaproteobacteria bacterium genomic interval CACGACGCACTCTCGTAGCCACGAAGCGCCGCGCTTCGGCGAGCTCCGCGTGATCGGTCAATTGTTAGGGACGTACGTGCTGCTCGAGGGCCGCGACGGACTGCTGCTCGTCGACCAACACGCTGCGCACGAGCGCGTGCTGTACGAGCGACTGCGCGCGAGCTGGCTCGAGGGCAAGACGCCGCGTCAGGCGCTGCTCGTGCCCGCGACGTGCGAGCTCGCTCCAGCGGCGGTCGCGGCGTGCGACCGCAACGGCGCCTGGCTCGCGCAGCTCGGCTTCGAGGTGGAGGCGTTCGGGGAACGCAGCGTCGTGCTGCGCTCGGTGCCGGAGCTGTTCGCGGACCGCGATCCGCTGCCGTTGTTACGGGAGCTCGCCGAGCAGCTCGCGTCCGAAGGGGAGAGCCGCAGCGCGCGGCCGCTCGACGCGGCGGACCGCTTCTTCGCGACGGTCGCCTGCCACGCCGCACGCCGCGGGGGCGACGTCCTGCCCGACGCCGAGCTGCGCGCGCTGATGCGCGAGCTCGACACGATTCCGTGGGCGCCCACGTGCCCGCATGGCCGGCCCGTCGCGACGCCGCTCTCGAAGCGCGAGATCGAGCGGCGATTCGGGCGCGTCTAGCGGACCGGCGGCGACACCGGCGAGGTCAGCGCCTACGTTGCCGCGCCCATGTCGTCCCCGAGCGAGCGCGAGCCCGTGATCGTGATCAGCGGCCCCACCGCGTCGGGGAAGACTGCGCTCGCGATCGAGCTGGCCGTGCGCTTCGGCGGCGAGATCGTGAACGCCGATTCGATGCAGGTCTATCAGGGCATGGACATCGGCACCGCGAAGCCGAGCGCCGCCGAGCGCGCGCGGGTGCCGCATCACTTGCTCGACATCGTGGCGCCCGACGAGCTCTACAACGCGTCGCGCTTCGCCGCGGACGCCAGCGCTGCGGTCGCGGCGATCCGCGCGCGCGGGGCGCTGCCGTTCCTCGTCGGCGGTACCGGGCTCTACATCCGCGCGCTGCTCACGGGCCTAACAACCGGAGTAGGGCGCGACGCCGAGTTTCGGGCTTCGCTCGAAGCCGAGCACGCGCGCGCGGTCGCGACAGGCGACCCGACGCGTCTCCACCGCCGCCTCGCCGAGGTCGATCGCGAGAGCGCAGCGCGCCTTCACCCCAACGATCTCGTGCGGATCATCCGCGCGCTCGAGATTCACGCGGCGAGCGGGCGCGCGCCGTCGCAGCTGCGCCGCGAGCAGGTCCCGCGCCCGCGCTACCACGCGCTCTACCTCGCGCTCGATCCGGGCCGCGAGGCGCTCGCCGAGCGCATCGATCGCCGCTGCGAAGCGATGGTCGCCGGCGGGCTGCTGCAGGAGGTGCGGCGGCTGCGCGACGCGGGCTACGGGCCCAAGCTCGCGTCGATGAAGGCGATTGGGTACCGGCACATGCAGCCCGTGATCGACGGCCTCGAGACCCTCGCGAACGTGCTCGAGGCGCTGAAGCGCGACACGCGGCAGTTCGCGCGGCGGCAGCGCACGTGGCTGCGGGGCGAGGCGGGCGTCGAGTGGTTCGACCCCGCGAAGCCGGACGCACTTGCGGCGCGCATCGAAGCCTTCCTCGCTGCTCGCGCCGCGGCCTGAGCTCGCGATATGCGTCTCCCGCTCGTCGCGATCGTGGGCCGCCCGAACGTCGGCAAATCCACGCTCTTCAACCGGCTGACGGGCTCGCGCCGCGCGCTGGTCGACGACACGCCAGGCGTCACGCGCGACCGCCTCGCGGCGGAGGTCTCGGTGCGCGGCCGCAGCATCCTGCTGGTCGACACCGCGGGGCTCGACGCGGACGCCGACAGCGAGATCGACGCGGCGGTGCAGGAGCAGGCGCGCGCCGCGGTGGAAGCGGCCGACGCGATTCTGTTCGTGACGGACGGCCAGGCGGGCCTCGTGCCGCAGGAGCACGAGATCGCCGACTTGTTACGGCGAACGAAGCGGCCCGTTGCGCTCGCGGTCAACAAGATCGATGCGCCGCGCCACGCGCCGCGCATGCTCGAGTTCCACGCGCTCGGCCTCGAGCCCGTGCGCGCGATCTCGGCGGAGCACGGCTCGGGCGCGTGGGATGTGCTCGAAGAGATCGTCGCGAAGCTGCCGCCGCCGGCCGAGCAGGCGCCAGAGGCGCCGCTCGCCGAGCGTCCGCTGCGCGTCGCGATCGTCGGGCGCCCGAACGTGGGCAAGAGCTCGCTGCTGAATCAGCTCGCCGGCGAGACGCGCGTCGTCGTATCGAGCGAAGGCGGCACCACGCGCGACGCGATCGACGTGAGCGTCGAGCGCGATGGGCGCTCCTACGTGTTCGTCGATACCGCGGGCATGCGGCGCGCGGGCCGGCGCGATCGCCTGGTCGAGCGCGGCAGCGCGCTCATGGCCGTGCGCGCGATCGAGGACGCCGATGTCGCGCTCGTGCTGCTCGATGCCAGCGAGGGTTTCACCGACCAAGACGCGCGCGTCTTGATGCTCGTGCGCGAGCGCGGGCGCCCGTGCTTGCTCCTGGCGAACAAGTGGGATCGCGTCGGCGGCGAGGACGCGGCCAAGCGCGCGCGCGACGGGATCGAGCGGCGGCTGCGGCCGGTCTCCGACGTCCCGGTGCTCGAGGTTTCCGCGAAGACCGGAAAGAACACGGGGCGCATTCTTCCCCTCGCAGCGAAAGTCGCGGAAGCGGCTGCGCAGGAGATCCCGACCTCGGCGCTGAATCGCTGGCTGCAGGACGCCGTGCGCCGCCACGAGCCATCGATGGCGCAGCGCGGAACGCGCAAGCGCCCGATCAAGTTCTTCTACGCCACGCAGGCAGGCACGCGTCCGCCGACCTTCGTGCTGTTCTGCACCGAGCCGCGCGAAGTGCTCGACTCGTACCGGCGCTTCCTCGAAAACCGCCTGCGCGAGGACTTCGGCTTCGCTGGCGTGCCCGTGCGCCTGCGCCTCCGAAAACGCCACGCCGAACGAGAGACGTAGGCAAACGCGGCGGATAGACTGCGCCGCTTTTCTTAGGAGAACGCGCGTGGCGAGCCGCAATCTGCCGAATCCGCCCACCGAGCTCGTTGGCGAGATCGACTCCGTCTTCGAGCGCGCGGCTGCGTGGATCAACCACAACGGGACGCTCGTCGCGATCACGATCGGCGCCGTGCTGCTGCTCGGGCTCGCGCTCGGGATCGTCACGAGCCTCCGCGAGCGCAGCGCGCAGAAAGCGCAGGCCGAGGTTGCCGGTGTCTTCAGCGCCTACCTCACGGCGATGGGCGCGTCGCCCGGCGCCGCAGAGGCGCCCGAGCCCGCGAACCCCGAGCTCGGGCGCCAGACGCGCGCCGAGTACGCGACCAAGCTGCTCGCTGCGGCGAGCGCTCACGAGGGAACGGCTGCTGCGGCCGAGGGCCGACTCCAGGCTGCGGCGCTACTCGAGAAGAACGGCGAAGCGCAGTCCGCGTTCGACGCCCGCAAGCAAGCGGCCGAGAACGCGCCGCGCGGAACCGCGGTGCGCGCGCTCGCGCTCGCGCGCTTCGCGGTCGAGCTCGAGAGCAAGGGCGAGCTGAAGGCCGCGGCCGCGGCGCTCGAGGAAGCCAGCGAGATCGACTCGCCCGGACAGGCGCTGATGCTCGCCGACGCGGCCCGCGTGCTTGCCGACTTGGGCGAGCGCGAGAGGGCGGTCGCGCTGTATCGCCGCGCCGAGGAGCTCGGGGTCGACGCGATTCCCGCGCACGTGAAGGCGCGGATGCAGGCGCTGCTCGCCGGGGCCGAGTGAATCGACGGCGCGGCGGGGAGCTCAGCCCGCATGAAGCGATCGGCGCTCTATCTCGGCGGCACGCTTCCGACGCGATCGGAGACGTTCGTGTATCGCGAGGTGTTCGGCCTGCGCGACCGGGGATGGCGGGTGGCGGTGGCGAGCGTTCACCCGCCGCAGCGCGACCTCGGCGAGGCGGCGCTCGATGCGCTCGCGGATGAGGCGATCGTGGCGTACCGCCCGGGCGTCGTCGGCCGCGCCATCGCGGAGTGGCTTCGCCATCCCCTGCGAGCGTCGAGCACTCTGCTAGATGGACTGCGACTTTCGCTGTTCGGCTCCGATGTGTCGCTCGCCGGGCGCCCGAAGGTGATCTGGCAGACGCTGGCCGCGCTGGGGATCGCCGACGAGGTGCGGCGGCTCGACGTTTCGCGCATTCACGCGCACATGGCGCACGTGCCGACGACGATCGCGATGATCCTCGCTCGCCACCTCGGCCTGCCGTTCAGTTTCACCGGCCACGCGGTGGACCTGTTCCGCGACGGCTCGCTGCTGCGAGAGAAGCTTCGGCGGGCGGCGTTCTGCGCCTGCATCAGCGAGTGGCACCGCGCGTTCTATCAGTCCATCGATCGGTTGAGCGTCGATCGACTGCCGGTGATCCGCTGCGGCGTGGACATCGAGCGGTTCGCGCCGCGCGGCGAGTCGCGACGAACGGACGGGCGCCGGCAGATCGTCGCAGTCGGTCGCCTCGTTCCAAAGAAAGGGTTCGACCTCTTGCTCGACGCGGCTCCGGCTCTGCTCGAGCGGCACCGCGACCTCGTCATCCGCATTGCGGGCGACGGACCCGAGCGCGAGGCGCTCACGGCACGCTGGCGCTCGCTCGGCGCTCCAAAGAACATCGAGCTACTCGGGGCGGCGACGAACGAGGACGTGCGCCGGATGCTTCGCGACGCGGATCTGTTCGTCCTGCCGTGCCGCATCGACGACTCCGGAGATCGCGACGGCATTCCCGTCGTGCTCATGGAGGCCATGGCCTGTGGAACACCCGTGGTGTCGGGTGATCTGCCCGCGATCCGAGAACTGATCACCGATGGCGACACGGGCCTGCTGGTCCCCTCGGACGATTCCGCCGCGCTCGCGGCTGCGATCGAGCGGGTTCTCACGGATCGCGCGCTGGCGGGCCGACTTGCCGCGCGCGGGCGCGAGCGCGTCGTCGAGGAATTCGCTCTCGAGATCAACCTGCGCCGGCTGACGCGCGCGTTCGGCGAGCCGGAGGAACTGCACGACACCGAGCGCAAGCCGGGCGCGCTGGCCTCCGCCGCACCGACGTGAGATGCGCGCTGCTCGACTGCTCGCGTCGTCGCTTCACAACAGGGCGGCGCCACGAGCTCGCCGCGACGCACGGCTCGGCGAGGCACGCTGCGCCTGCATTCGTTCTGGTCCGATAAGGATGATTATGTCAAATAGATCGGCGATGTCCTGAATCGCGCGGACCGCTCTGCCCGCGCAAATGCGCCGCTCGCAGGAACGCCTTTGAATCCGCGCACGCGCAGCGTTTCCTGGCTCCCCTCGTTCGACTCGCTGTGCTAATCGCCGCCCGTTCTTTGCGCCCCGATGACCGCGGAGGGATGCGAGCCATGGCCAAGAAGAAGCCTGCGAAGCCAGCCAAGAGCGCGGCGAAGAAGGCCGTCGCCAAGGCGAAGCCGAAGCCCGCGGCCGCGAAGGCGAGAGCCAAGAAGCCGGAGAAGAAGTTGCCGTCGAAGAAAGCTGCGCCCCCTGCTCCCAAGGCGAAGAAAGCGAAGCCCGTGGGGCCGCGAGCCGCCGCACCGAAGCCGACCAACAAGGCAGCGCCGAAGAAGGCCAAGCAGCCGAAGGTCGCCTCGCCGCCCGCGAAGAAGAAGCCCGCCGTAACGCCCACCGGCGTCGCGAAGCCGGGCCTCGGGCACAAATGGGCGTGCTTCAACTGCGGCGTGAAGTTCTA includes:
- a CDS encoding glycosyltransferase family 4 protein, producing the protein MYREVFGLRDRGWRVAVASVHPPQRDLGEAALDALADEAIVAYRPGVVGRAIAEWLRHPLRASSTLLDGLRLSLFGSDVSLAGRPKVIWQTLAALGIADEVRRLDVSRIHAHMAHVPTTIAMILARHLGLPFSFTGHAVDLFRDGSLLREKLRRAAFCACISEWHRAFYQSIDRLSVDRLPVIRCGVDIERFAPRGESRRTDGRRQIVAVGRLVPKKGFDLLLDAAPALLERHRDLVIRIAGDGPEREALTARWRSLGAPKNIELLGAATNEDVRRMLRDADLFVLPCRIDDSGDRDGIPVVLMEAMACGTPVVSGDLPAIRELITDGDTGLLVPSDDSAALAAAIERVLTDRALAGRLAARGRERVVEEFALEINLRRLTRAFGEPEELHDTERKPGALASAAPT
- the der gene encoding ribosome biogenesis GTPase Der, with amino-acid sequence MRLPLVAIVGRPNVGKSTLFNRLTGSRRALVDDTPGVTRDRLAAEVSVRGRSILLVDTAGLDADADSEIDAAVQEQARAAVEAADAILFVTDGQAGLVPQEHEIADLLRRTKRPVALAVNKIDAPRHAPRMLEFHALGLEPVRAISAEHGSGAWDVLEEIVAKLPPPAEQAPEAPLAERPLRVAIVGRPNVGKSSLLNQLAGETRVVVSSEGGTTRDAIDVSVERDGRSYVFVDTAGMRRAGRRDRLVERGSALMAVRAIEDADVALVLLDASEGFTDQDARVLMLVRERGRPCLLLANKWDRVGGEDAAKRARDGIERRLRPVSDVPVLEVSAKTGKNTGRILPLAAKVAEAAAQEIPTSALNRWLQDAVRRHEPSMAQRGTRKRPIKFFYATQAGTRPPTFVLFCTEPREVLDSYRRFLENRLREDFGFAGVPVRLRLRKRHAERET
- a CDS encoding FYDLN acid domain-containing protein, coding for MAKKKPAKPAKSAAKKAVAKAKPKPAAAKARAKKPEKKLPSKKAAPPAPKAKKAKPVGPRAAAPKPTNKAAPKKAKQPKVASPPAKKKPAVTPTGVAKPGLGHKWACFNCGVKFYDLGKDVPVCPKCEADQRDRPPVVAEASTAPSQPKRPSMAPMSRFLDDDEVAAPEPDEFGVAPDTDAEEPAEAAEIDIESLEEPAGLGEGGDFSAEVEEE
- the miaA gene encoding tRNA (adenosine(37)-N6)-dimethylallyltransferase MiaA, producing MSSPSEREPVIVISGPTASGKTALAIELAVRFGGEIVNADSMQVYQGMDIGTAKPSAAERARVPHHLLDIVAPDELYNASRFAADASAAVAAIRARGALPFLVGGTGLYIRALLTGLTTGVGRDAEFRASLEAEHARAVATGDPTRLHRRLAEVDRESAARLHPNDLVRIIRALEIHAASGRAPSQLRREQVPRPRYHALYLALDPGREALAERIDRRCEAMVAGGLLQEVRRLRDAGYGPKLASMKAIGYRHMQPVIDGLETLANVLEALKRDTRQFARRQRTWLRGEAGVEWFDPAKPDALAARIEAFLAARAAA